One Phaseolus vulgaris cultivar G19833 chromosome 11, P. vulgaris v2.0, whole genome shotgun sequence genomic window carries:
- the LOC137828056 gene encoding beta-amylase, translated as MVITSDRNMLQNYVPVYVMLPLGVVTVDSVFGDPNGLKEQLLKLRATEIDGVMVDVWWGIVELKGPKQYDWSAYRSLFKLVQECGLKLQAIMSFHQCGGNVGDVVNIPIPKWVLDIGESDPDIFYTNRSGTRNKEYLSVGVDDEPIFHGRTAIEIYSDYMKSFRENMSDFLESGLIVDIEVGLGPAGELRYPSYPQNQGWEFPGIGEFQCYDKYLKADYKEAVVSAGHPEWELPDDAGQYNDVPESSGFFKSNGTYVTEKGKFFLTWYSNKLLNHGDQILDEANKAFLGSKVKLAIKVSGIHWWYKVENHAAELTAGYYNLNDRDGYRPIARMLSRHHAILNFTCLEMRDSEQSSDAKSGPAELVQQVLSGGWTEDILVAGENALPRYDSTAYNQIILNARPQGVNKNGPPKAKMFGVTYLRLSDDLLQQSNYDTFKKFVLKMHADQGHCEDPQNYNAGTTPLKPLAPKIPIEVLLEATKPIPPFPWLPETDMKIDG; from the exons ATGGTTATTACTTCGGACAGAAACATGTTACAAAACTACGTTCCAGTTTATGTCATGCTCCCT CTAGGAGTTGTCACTGTTGACAGTGTTTTTGGAGACCCAAATGGTCTTAAAGAACAGCTCTTGAAGCTAAGAGCAACAGAAATTGATGGAGTTATGGTTGATGTGTGGTGGGGGATCGTAGAACTAAAGGGGCCTAAGCAGTACGATTGGAGTGCCTATAGGAGCTTGTTTAAGCTGGTTCAGGAATGTGGCTTGAAACTTCAAGCTATTATGTCATTCCATCAGTGTGGAGGGAATGTAGGAGATGTAGTTAACATCCCAATTCCCAAGTGGGTGCTTGACATTGGAGAATCTGATCCTGATATCTTCTACACCAACCGTTCAGGCACAAGGAATAAGGAGTATCTAAGTGTTGGTGTGGACGACGAGCCTATATTCCATGGAAGAACAGCCATTGAG ATATACAGTGACTACATGAAGAGTTTCAGAGAAAACATGTCAGATTTTTTAGAATCTGGGCTTATTGTAGACATTGAAGTAGGGCTTGGCCCAGCAGGAGAGCTCAGATATCCCTCTTATCCACAAAATCAAGGATGGGAATTTCCTGGTATTGGAGAATTTCAG TGCTATGACAAATATTTGAAGGCTGATTATAAAGAAGCTGTAGTAAGTGCTGGCCATCCTGAATGGGAACTACCAGATGACGCAGGCCAGTACAATGATGTACCAGAATCTAGTGGATTCTTCAAATCAAATGGCACATATGTCACTgagaaagggaagttcttcttgaCTTGGTATTCAAACAAATTGCTGAATCATGGTGATCAAATCCTAGATGAAGCCAACAAAGCTTTCCTGGGCTCTAAAGTCAAATTAGCGATCAAA GTATCTGGAATCCACTGGTGGTACAAAGTTGAAAATCACGCTGCTGAGCTTACTGCTGGATATTACAACCTTAATGATAGGGACGGATATCGTCCCATTGCAAGAATGCTGTCTCGCCATCATGCCATTTTGAACTTTACTTGTCTTGAGATGAGGGACTCAGAACAAAGCTCAGATGCCAAAAGTGGACCAGCGGAGCTCGTTCAGCAG GTATTGAGTGGTGGTTGGACAGAAGACATCCTAGTTGCTGGAGAAAATGCACTTCCCAGGTATGATTCCACAGCATACAACCAAATCATACTGAACGCAAGGCCACAAGGCGTCAACAAAAATGGCCCTCCAAAAGCAAAGATGTTTGGAGTAACATATCTTCGTCTATCAGATGATCTACTGCAACAATCAAATTATGATACATTCAAAAAATTTGTGCTAAAGATGCATGCAGATCAG GGTCACTGTGAAGACCCTCAAAACTACAATGCTGGCACAACACCATTGAAGCCATTGGCACCAAAGATTCCCATTGAGGTTCTTCTTGAAGCGACTAAACCAATACCGCCATTCCCCTGGCTTCCAGAGACAGACATGAAAATTGATGGTTGA